In the Polyangiaceae bacterium genome, one interval contains:
- a CDS encoding ferritin-like domain-containing protein translates to MNDTNRKLRMKLLTALATTGLVTSACGGSVQSDGTGGSAGSATGGTSSGGFGAGGTGGVGAVAGTGATGGAAGSAGAGGSIGIGGFAGAGGFAGDGPFTKGPVDCNGCGSEWTTCWKAEAVPVTPGTPETPSGCPDGYSIPPDSFDPCGPYGFGIYYYQPLMVDGYCCYQSGVMCPGGRPFMVDGELRVSEVCERQDWVSALAPRLEKLNADAREALTWVWLGDAQLEHAAVAAFARLTLQLMALGAPASLVEASQAASLDEVRHAKDCFALASRYAGRTLGPAPLALEGVDLAITLEALVRSTFEEGCVGETLAAIQAAEARRVTQDASVGTMLEAIEREESEHAALAFRVVAWALSLAPELRSVVEGELAAAERREAEVTLPAMPKGMDAATWHAHGRLTPDELRALRRRAFDEVVRPCTRAMLADQTPRVQRESAPGVPARA, encoded by the coding sequence ATGAACGATACGAACAGGAAACTCCGCATGAAGTTGCTCACCGCCTTGGCGACGACTGGCCTCGTCACCAGCGCTTGCGGAGGATCCGTGCAGAGTGATGGCACGGGTGGCAGCGCTGGATCGGCCACGGGTGGCACGAGTAGCGGTGGCTTCGGCGCGGGAGGCACGGGCGGTGTCGGCGCGGTTGCCGGAACGGGCGCAACGGGTGGCGCTGCGGGTAGCGCCGGCGCGGGTGGATCCATAGGGATCGGTGGCTTCGCGGGCGCCGGTGGCTTTGCGGGTGATGGGCCTTTCACCAAAGGTCCCGTCGACTGCAATGGCTGCGGTTCCGAGTGGACGACGTGTTGGAAGGCAGAAGCCGTCCCCGTCACTCCTGGCACGCCCGAAACCCCCTCGGGCTGTCCCGACGGCTACAGCATTCCGCCGGATTCCTTCGACCCCTGCGGTCCGTACGGGTTCGGCATCTACTACTACCAACCCCTGATGGTCGATGGCTACTGCTGCTACCAGTCGGGCGTGATGTGTCCGGGGGGACGCCCCTTCATGGTCGACGGCGAGCTACGCGTCAGCGAAGTGTGCGAGCGCCAAGATTGGGTGTCGGCACTGGCACCGCGCCTCGAGAAGCTGAACGCCGACGCGCGCGAAGCCTTGACCTGGGTATGGCTGGGCGACGCGCAGCTCGAGCATGCCGCCGTTGCAGCCTTCGCGCGCTTGACCTTGCAGTTGATGGCCCTCGGCGCACCGGCGAGTCTGGTGGAAGCCTCCCAGGCCGCGTCCCTGGACGAAGTGCGCCATGCCAAGGACTGCTTCGCGCTGGCCTCGCGCTACGCGGGAAGGACCCTGGGACCAGCGCCGCTCGCGCTCGAAGGCGTGGATCTCGCGATCACGCTGGAAGCATTGGTGCGCTCCACCTTCGAAGAGGGATGCGTCGGAGAGACTCTTGCGGCAATCCAGGCCGCCGAAGCGCGGCGCGTCACCCAGGACGCGAGCGTCGGCACCATGTTGGAGGCTATCGAGCGCGAAGAGAGCGAACATGCGGCCCTGGCCTTCCGCGTCGTGGCCTGGGCGCTGAGCCTGGCTCCGGAGCTGCGTAGCGTGGTGGAAGGGGAACTGGCCGCGGCCGAGCGACGCGAAGCGGAGGTGACGCTGCCCGCCATGCCGAAGGGCATGGACGCAGCGACGTGGCACGCCCACGGCCGGCTCACGCCCGACGAACTGCGTGCGCTGCGCCGCCGTGCCTTCGACGAAGTCGTGCGGCCCTGCACGCGGGCGATGCTGGCGGATCAAACGCCCCGGGTGCAACGCGAGTCCGCTCCCGGGGTCCCAGCACGCGCCTGA